Proteins co-encoded in one Dendropsophus ebraccatus isolate aDenEbr1 chromosome 9, aDenEbr1.pat, whole genome shotgun sequence genomic window:
- the LOC138802114 gene encoding gamma-crystallin E-like, translated as MGKIIFFEDRNFQGRFHGISSDGSELNSYFSRCNSIQVENGNWMIYERPNYTGQQYFLKRGEYPDIQLWSGLSDSIRSCRLIPQHNYFRIRVYERKDYRGQMMEFTEDCPHVNEEFNRHDINSCKVAGVWIFFELPNFRGRQFLLRAGEYNSFTDWGAMNARVGSFRRISDLY; from the exons aTTATATTCTTCGAGGACAGGAACTTTCAGGGTCGATTCCATGGAATCAGCAGCGATGGTTCAGAATTGAATTCTTATTTCAGTCGCTGTAACTCTATTCAAGTAGAGAATGGAAATTGGATGATCTATGAGCGCCCaaattacactggtcaacagtACTTTTTAAAGAGGGGAGAGTATCCAGATATCCAGCTCTGGTCTGGTCTGAGTGACTCCATCAGATCCTGCCGTTTAATCCCTCAG CATAACTACTTCAGAATCAGGGTCTATGAGAGGAAAGATTACAGAGGACAAATGATGGAGTTCACTGAAGATTGTCCTCATGTGAATGAAGAATTCAATCGCCATGACATCAACTCCTGCAAAGTCGCAGGAGTCTGGATCTTCTTTGAGCTACCTAACTTCAGGGGACGTCAGTTCCTCCTGAGGGCTGGAGAATACAACAGCTTTACAGATTGGGGAGCCATGAATGCTAGGGTTGGCTCTTTTAGACGCATAAGTGATTTAtactaa